In the genome of Bradyrhizobium arachidis, one region contains:
- a CDS encoding branched-chain amino acid ABC transporter ATP-binding protein translates to MPEFLDIKHLDAGYGRSQVLFDVTLGIPWRGGVAVLGRNGAGKTTLMKTIVGELPAWKGEVAFDGRDISRRATQERVRAGIGYVPQEHSVFARLSVRDNLAVGSLAKKDASAVDRVLTIFPKLGQRLDQPAGTLSGGERKMLAIGRAMLGDPKLLLLDEPTEGVWIGVIEEITERLIALAKDIAVIIVEQHLDLALRVADYAYVLDRGRVALQGEAGEVRSNPELMRYLAP, encoded by the coding sequence GTGCCTGAATTTTTGGACATCAAGCATCTCGATGCCGGCTACGGCCGCAGCCAGGTCCTGTTCGACGTCACCCTCGGCATCCCCTGGCGCGGCGGCGTCGCCGTGCTCGGCCGCAACGGCGCCGGCAAGACCACGTTGATGAAGACCATCGTCGGCGAGCTGCCGGCATGGAAGGGCGAGGTCGCTTTCGACGGCCGCGACATCAGCCGTCGCGCGACCCAGGAACGCGTGCGCGCCGGCATCGGCTATGTGCCGCAGGAGCATTCGGTGTTCGCGCGCCTGTCGGTGCGCGACAATCTCGCCGTCGGCTCGCTCGCGAAGAAGGATGCCAGCGCGGTCGACCGCGTGCTGACCATCTTCCCCAAGCTCGGCCAGCGCCTCGACCAGCCCGCCGGCACGCTCTCCGGCGGCGAACGCAAGATGCTCGCCATCGGCCGCGCGATGTTGGGTGATCCAAAGCTGTTGCTGCTCGACGAGCCGACCGAAGGCGTCTGGATCGGCGTGATCGAGGAGATCACCGAGCGCCTGATCGCGCTCGCGAAAGACATCGCCGTCATCATCGTCGAACAGCACCTCGACCTCGCGCTGCGCGTTGCCGACTACGCGTACGTGCTGGACCGCGGACGGGTCGCCCTGCAAGGCGAGGCAGGTGAGGTGAGGAGCAATCCGGAGCTGATGCGGTATCTGGCGCCGTAG
- a CDS encoding branched-chain amino acid ABC transporter permease: MSKSMGAVKQAIPAEIGGYMDVAMGSSGAAVEAVSGRKVLPIVEGVVLVAALIAPLVLQDYLTVFATRVIILALFALSFDLVWGYAGIMSFGQALFFGSAGYGVALLARDLDITNIFLVLPAGTLIGLTFALLLGGFLLLGRHPSSVIFVSLGTLTGSYAADRLARGWYYLGGQNGIPSIAPMSLGGYEFTEGPAFYYLVLGILVVVYLFCRFLVRSQFGLALAGLRENEQRIAFFGYKAQHLKAIIFAIGGAIAGLAGSLYAFHEGFVWPNMVGVVVSTQVVLYVLFGGSGTLIGAVIGTIIVEGVSFWLSDNYRDIWPIILGVLLLLVILFRPLGLISFVLGERERVGSFGAKPRARAKEKRNAP; the protein is encoded by the coding sequence ATGTCGAAGTCGATGGGCGCAGTGAAACAGGCCATCCCCGCCGAGATCGGCGGGTATATGGACGTCGCAATGGGTAGCAGCGGAGCGGCGGTTGAGGCCGTATCGGGGCGAAAAGTGCTGCCGATCGTGGAGGGCGTGGTGCTCGTCGCCGCGCTGATCGCGCCGCTGGTGCTGCAGGACTACCTCACGGTGTTCGCGACGCGCGTGATCATCCTTGCACTGTTCGCGCTGTCGTTCGATCTGGTCTGGGGCTATGCCGGCATCATGAGCTTCGGCCAGGCCCTGTTCTTCGGCTCGGCCGGCTATGGCGTGGCGCTGCTGGCGCGCGACCTCGACATCACCAACATCTTCCTGGTGCTGCCCGCGGGGACGTTGATCGGCCTCACCTTCGCACTGCTGCTCGGCGGCTTCCTGCTGCTGGGCAGGCACCCCTCCAGCGTGATCTTCGTGTCGCTGGGCACGCTCACCGGCTCCTACGCCGCCGATCGCCTTGCGCGCGGCTGGTACTATCTCGGCGGCCAGAACGGCATCCCCTCGATCGCGCCGATGTCGCTCGGTGGCTACGAGTTCACGGAGGGACCGGCGTTCTATTATCTCGTGCTCGGCATCCTCGTCGTCGTCTACCTGTTCTGCCGCTTCCTGGTGCGCTCGCAGTTTGGCCTCGCGCTCGCTGGCCTGCGCGAGAACGAGCAGCGCATTGCCTTCTTCGGCTACAAGGCGCAGCACCTGAAGGCCATCATCTTTGCGATCGGCGGCGCCATCGCAGGCCTCGCCGGCAGCCTCTATGCTTTCCACGAGGGCTTTGTCTGGCCTAACATGGTCGGCGTCGTCGTCTCCACGCAAGTGGTGCTCTACGTCCTGTTCGGCGGCTCCGGCACGCTGATCGGCGCCGTCATCGGCACTATCATCGTCGAGGGCGTCAGCTTCTGGCTCTCGGACAATTATCGCGACATCTGGCCGATCATTCTGGGCGTGTTGTTGCTGCTGGTGATCCTGTTCCGGCCGCTCGGTCTGATCAGCTTTGTGCTCGGCGAGCGCGAGCGGGTCGGCAGCTTTGGTGCCAAACCCAGGGCCCGCGCCAAGGAGAAGCGCAATGCTCCTTGA
- a CDS encoding ABC transporter ATP-binding protein: MLLEAAGIKKVFGKLTALDGAALTVGENEFHGLIGPNGSGKSTLMKCIAGAEVPTQGKVSFVNTDITAFTPTERARAGMSLKFQITSVLPSLTLYDNILLALQAQSSLFDLVFSRTRGALHDQVMTMLTQFRLANRAFDAAAALSHGQQQWLEIAMALAGKPKLLLLDEPTGGMSLEERRVTGELLQPIKRHCSLVIVEHDLDFIRDICDRLTVLDQGKVLASGTVSEIQANQSVQEIYLRRA; this comes from the coding sequence ATGCTCCTTGAAGCTGCCGGCATCAAGAAGGTCTTTGGCAAGCTCACGGCGCTCGACGGCGCCGCGCTCACCGTGGGGGAGAACGAGTTTCATGGTCTGATCGGCCCGAACGGTTCCGGCAAGAGCACGCTGATGAAGTGCATCGCCGGCGCGGAGGTGCCGACCCAGGGAAAAGTCTCCTTCGTCAACACCGACATCACCGCGTTCACGCCGACTGAGCGCGCCCGCGCTGGCATGAGCCTGAAATTCCAGATTACCAGCGTGCTGCCCTCGCTGACCCTTTACGACAACATTCTGCTCGCGTTGCAGGCGCAGTCCTCGCTGTTCGACCTCGTGTTCTCGCGCACCCGCGGCGCGCTGCACGACCAGGTCATGACCATGCTGACGCAGTTTCGGCTTGCGAACCGCGCTTTCGATGCGGCAGCGGCCCTGTCGCACGGCCAGCAGCAATGGCTGGAGATCGCGATGGCGCTCGCGGGCAAGCCAAAGCTGCTGCTGCTCGACGAGCCGACCGGCGGCATGAGCCTCGAGGAGCGCCGTGTGACCGGCGAACTGCTCCAGCCGATCAAGAGGCATTGCTCGCTCGTCATCGTCGAGCACGATCTCGATTTCATCCGCGACATCTGCGATCGGCTGACCGTGCTCGACCAGGGCAAGGTGCTGGCGTCGGGCACCGTGTCCGAGATCCAGGCCAACCAATCCGTCCAGGAGATCTATCTGCGCCGTGCCTGA